One Sanguibacter keddieii DSM 10542 genomic window carries:
- the epsC gene encoding serine O-acetyltransferase EpsC: MSRLTAALRLLREDLQVARDRDPAARSTLEVALAYPGVHAVWVHRLTHRMWRSPGLRLPARLISQAARSATGIEIHPGATLGRRLFIDHGMGVVVGETSVVGDDVTLFHGTTLGGRSMTHGKRHPTIGDRVVVGAGAKVLGDVLVGDDAQVGANAVVVRDVPAGSVAVGVPAKVKDRPASSPDVDHCEDPAIFI, from the coding sequence ATGTCACGCCTCACCGCAGCCCTGCGGCTGCTCCGCGAAGACCTCCAGGTCGCCCGGGACCGCGACCCTGCAGCCCGCAGCACGCTCGAGGTCGCGCTCGCCTACCCCGGCGTGCACGCTGTGTGGGTGCACCGGCTGACCCACCGCATGTGGCGCTCCCCCGGGCTGCGGCTCCCGGCCCGGCTCATCTCGCAGGCCGCCCGCTCCGCGACCGGCATCGAGATCCACCCGGGTGCGACCCTCGGCCGTCGGCTCTTCATCGACCACGGGATGGGGGTCGTCGTCGGCGAGACCTCCGTGGTCGGCGACGACGTGACCCTCTTCCACGGCACGACGCTGGGCGGCAGGTCCATGACCCACGGCAAGCGGCACCCCACGATCGGCGACCGGGTGGTGGTCGGTGCCGGCGCCAAGGTGCTCGGTGACGTGCTGGTCGGCGACGACGCGCAGGTCGGCGCCAACGCCGTCGTCGTCCGCGACGTCCCGGCCGGCAGCGTCGCCGTCGGGGTCCCGGCGAAGGTCAAGGACCGTCCGGCGTCGTCCCCCGACGTGGACCACTGCGAGGACCCGGCGATCTTCATCTGA
- a CDS encoding GntR family transcriptional regulator, translated as MLFRIDPSTGEPLFAQLARQVRLGVARGDLAVGERLPSARELAASLDLNVHTVLRAYQDLRDEGLVDLRRGRGAVITERAGADFAALRTAVAAVAAESRALHLSPETTLALLKEALA; from the coding sequence ATGCTCTTCCGCATCGACCCCTCCACCGGCGAGCCGCTGTTCGCGCAGCTCGCACGCCAGGTACGCCTCGGCGTCGCCCGCGGCGACCTCGCCGTCGGCGAGCGCCTGCCGAGCGCCCGCGAGCTCGCTGCCTCGCTCGACCTCAACGTCCACACCGTGCTCCGGGCCTACCAGGACCTGCGCGACGAGGGACTCGTCGACCTCCGGCGCGGCCGAGGTGCGGTGATCACCGAGCGCGCCGGCGCGGACTTCGCCGCGCTCAGGACCGCCGTGGCCGCCGTCGCAGCCGAGTCGCGCGCGCTCCACCTGTCCCCCGAGACCACGCTCGCACTGCTCAAGGAGGCACTCGCATGA